Genomic DNA from Candidatus Nitronereus thalassa:
CTTAGAAAACCCTCACGAGGTGCAACAATTTCTCATGCATTTGTATCATCACTTGGACCGTATGGCTTCATGAGCGACTGGTCGTTAGTGTACGAAGAATTTAATCCCGAGCAAGAACGGTTGCGTGAAGCCTTGTGCACGTTGGGTAATGGCTATTTTGCTACGCGTGGTGCGGCGCACGAAGCTGAAGCCGACTCCACCCACTATCCCGGCACCTATCTCGCTGGTGGGTATAATCGTTTGCACACTGAAATTGGGGGGCGCACGATTGAACACGAAGATCTCGTCAATCTGCCAAATTGGTTATCCCTGTCCTTTCGTCATCCTGACGCCAATTGGTTTAACCTCCAAGCGGTCGACATCCTCTCGTATCGTCAGGAACTCGATTTGAAGGCTGGAGTTCTGCATCGAGCCGTGCAATTCCAAGATAGCCAACTCCGTCGAACGACGGTCTCTAGCCGACGGTTTGTGCATATTGGCCTTCATCACCTGGCAGGATTGGAAGTCGTGATTACCCCAGAGAATTGGTCGGGGCCTTTGGAAGTTCGTTCCGCTCTGGATGGACGCGTGGTCAACGCCGGGGTCGCTCGCTACCAAGCCTTAAATAATAAACATCTGGCGGGAATCGAATCTTCGGTGGTTGGAGAGGACGAGATCTTTCTCTACATGGAAACGAATCAATCCAAGCTTCGCATTGCGGAAGCCGCGCGGACCAGGTTCGTTCTGGATGATTCCTTGTTACATCCAACACGTGCTGTGATTCAAGAACCCGAATTGATCGGGCAAGCATGTACCATTCCAATGAAGCAAGGGCGCCCCCTCACCATTGAAAAAATAGTCACCCTGTACACGGCACGAGACCATGGGATTTCAGAATGTGGTTTGGATGCCAGACAGGCGCTCACCAATGCGGCGGGATTTGAAGATTTACTGAGATCGCACACACAGCACTTGAGTCGATTGTGGCAACGATGCGATATCGGCATTCAAGATGGCGAAGACTCTCAACTCACCTTGAGGCTGCATATTTTTCACCTGCTCCAAACCACATCGCCAAGCACGATTGGGTTGGACGTGGGCGTACCCGCCAGAGGCCTCCATGGGGAGGCGTATCGTGGTCATATTTTTTGGGATGAGCTGTTTATTTTCCCATTTCTCAATCTTCGCATCCCGGACATCACGAAATCCCTTCTGCTCTATCGTCATCGACGGTTGGATCAAGCTCGAAGAAATGCCCAGGAGGCCGGATTTAACGGCGCGCTCTATCCCTGGCAATCGGGCAGCAACGGCCGGGAGGAAAGTCAGCGCCTCCACCTCAATCCACAATCAGGGCGATGGACGCCGGACAACAGTGCACTCCAACGACATGTCAATGCGGCCATTGTGTACAACGTGTGGCACTATTTCCAAGTCACTGACGATTGGGAATTTCTCTCGTTTTACGGCGCCGAAATGATTTTAGAGATTGCTCGGTTTTGGGCCAGCGCCGTGTCCTACAATGCGGAAAAAGACCGCTATGAAATTTTTGATGTGATGGGACCCGATGAATACCACGACCAGTACCCAAAAGCGGATCATCCTGGATTGAACAACAATGCCTACACCAACCTCATGGTGGTCTGGGTTTTTTGTCGAGCCTTAGAATTACTCGATATGTTGTCGGTGGATAGCCGAACGGAGCTTCGGGAGATCATGCACATCAGCACCACGGAAGCCGAGTTGTGGGATGACATCAGCCGGAAGATGTTTCTACCTTTTCATGACAAAGGAATTATTAGCCAATTTGAAGGTTATGAAGACTTGGAAGAATTTGATTGGGAACGCTATCGAGAAAAATATGGCGACATTCATCGACTGGATCGCATTCTCGAAGCCGAGGGGGACTCAACAAATCGATACAAATTATCCAAACAAGCTGATGTGTTGATGTTGTTTTATTTATTTTCGTCAGACGAATTGCGGATCTTGTTTAAACGGCTAGGCTATCCTTTTAAGTATTCCACGATTCCCCAAAACGTGGCCTACTACTTGAGTCGAACGGCTCATGGATCTTCCCTGAGTCGGGTAGTCCATTCCTGGGTAACGGCAAGATCCGATCGTGCGCAGGCATGGGATTTATTGAAAGCGGCGCTTCGGGTGGATATTTCCGATGTTCAGTCTGGGACTACTGCCGAGGGGATTCATTTAGGCGCGATGGCGGGGACCGTAGATTTGATTCAACGCGGGCATACGGGCTTGGAAACGCGGGGCGGAACATTGTACTTTAATCCCTGCCTCCCTAAGGGATTGAAGGCACTCAATCTTCGACTGTTTTATCGGGGACATTCTTTGGATGTGGCCGTCACCCAAGAGACCTTTCAAATTGGATCACGCCCTGGGCGATCCTCCCCCATTCGAATATCCATCAAAGGCAAATCCCAAAAGCTTAAACCAGGGCAAATTGTCAGCGCTTCGATTTAGGGGGTTTTTTTAATCCCGCTGGCGGGATTTCAGGGCTCGTTCCATTTCCCTTCCAGCCTCACGTTTCTTGATGGTCTCACGTCGATCATAATTCTTTTTTCCACGAGCCAACCCCAACTCGACTTTGGCAATTCCGCGGGGATTAAAATAGATGCGTAGTGGAACAATGGTGAGCCCCTTTTGCTGCACCTTGCCCGTTAACTTTTCAATTTGTTTTTTGTGTAACAATAAGGGCCGCGGCCGGAGCGGCTCATGATTCATAATGTTGCCATGGCTGTATTCCCCAATGTGAACGTTATGAAGAATGGATTTTCCCTGCGCCACAGTGGCATACCCTTCTCGCAAATTGACCCGGCCCTCACGAAGGGACTTTACTTCGGTTCCCTTGAGAATGAGACCCGCCTCAATTTTTTCTTCAATCGAATAGTCGTGAAACGCCTTTCGATTTGAGCCAACGGTTTTGAAACCACTGT
This window encodes:
- the smpB gene encoding SsrA-binding protein SmpB encodes the protein MAEKQDSGFKTVGSNRKAFHDYSIEEKIEAGLILKGTEVKSLREGRVNLREGYATVAQGKSILHNVHIGEYSHGNIMNHEPLRPRPLLLHKKQIEKLTGKVQQKGLTIVPLRIYFNPRGIAKVELGLARGKKNYDRRETIKKREAGREMERALKSRQRD
- a CDS encoding glycoside hydrolase family 65 protein, whose protein sequence is MSDWSLVYEEFNPEQERLREALCTLGNGYFATRGAAHEAEADSTHYPGTYLAGGYNRLHTEIGGRTIEHEDLVNLPNWLSLSFRHPDANWFNLQAVDILSYRQELDLKAGVLHRAVQFQDSQLRRTTVSSRRFVHIGLHHLAGLEVVITPENWSGPLEVRSALDGRVVNAGVARYQALNNKHLAGIESSVVGEDEIFLYMETNQSKLRIAEAARTRFVLDDSLLHPTRAVIQEPELIGQACTIPMKQGRPLTIEKIVTLYTARDHGISECGLDARQALTNAAGFEDLLRSHTQHLSRLWQRCDIGIQDGEDSQLTLRLHIFHLLQTTSPSTIGLDVGVPARGLHGEAYRGHIFWDELFIFPFLNLRIPDITKSLLLYRHRRLDQARRNAQEAGFNGALYPWQSGSNGREESQRLHLNPQSGRWTPDNSALQRHVNAAIVYNVWHYFQVTDDWEFLSFYGAEMILEIARFWASAVSYNAEKDRYEIFDVMGPDEYHDQYPKADHPGLNNNAYTNLMVVWVFCRALELLDMLSVDSRTELREIMHISTTEAELWDDISRKMFLPFHDKGIISQFEGYEDLEEFDWERYREKYGDIHRLDRILEAEGDSTNRYKLSKQADVLMLFYLFSSDELRILFKRLGYPFKYSTIPQNVAYYLSRTAHGSSLSRVVHSWVTARSDRAQAWDLLKAALRVDISDVQSGTTAEGIHLGAMAGTVDLIQRGHTGLETRGGTLYFNPCLPKGLKALNLRLFYRGHSLDVAVTQETFQIGSRPGRSSPIRISIKGKSQKLKPGQIVSASI